Proteins encoded in a region of the Flavobacterium sp. MDT1-60 genome:
- a CDS encoding MarR family winged helix-turn-helix transcriptional regulator, with protein sequence MKDKTIDYILRATWQAVSRMYNEEAAKYDATMATGFALLSIDKEEGTPSTALGPRMGMEATSLTRTLKSMEDKGLIVRKKNPSDGRGVLIYLTEFGKEKRDLSKNTVLKFNETVRKHVSDEKLKHFIEVSEIINELIQDKNIFTQTENKEKE encoded by the coding sequence ATGAAAGACAAAACAATAGATTATATTTTGAGAGCTACATGGCAGGCTGTTTCAAGAATGTATAACGAAGAAGCTGCAAAGTACGATGCCACAATGGCTACCGGGTTTGCTCTTTTGAGTATCGACAAGGAAGAAGGAACGCCATCTACAGCCTTAGGGCCAAGAATGGGAATGGAAGCCACCAGCTTGACCAGAACATTAAAATCAATGGAAGACAAAGGTTTGATTGTTCGCAAAAAAAATCCATCTGACGGACGTGGTGTTTTGATCTACCTGACTGAATTTGGAAAAGAAAAAAGAGATTTATCTAAAAATACAGTTCTGAAATTTAATGAAACGGTTAGAAAACATGTCTCAGACGAAAAGCTAAAACATTTTATCGAAGTTTCTGAAATTATCAACGAATTGATTCAGGACAAAAACATATTTACCCAAACAGAAAACAAGGAAAAGGAATAA
- a CDS encoding YafY family protein, translated as MSQNKNALIRYKTIDKCLQNKYRQWTLEDLIECCSEALFEYEGRENPISKRTIQMDIQLMRSEKLGYNAPIVVYDKKYYKYEDEEFSITDIPLTETDMNVLTETVSMLKQFKDFSLFSDVSDILQRLEDKIYAEKSHTKPVIYLDKNENLKGLHFLDEIYQAIIKKVAIVITYKSFKSREETKFHFHPFILKEFNNRWFLVGKKKSAQPITNLALDRIIAIDYDFNLPYIEEDFDADLFYKNVIGVTVNQGLQPRRIELWIDVVNAPYVLTKPLHSSQRLIKENEDGSIIVHLFILPNYEMERMLLGFGDGIEILHPENLRNRMQKILQKALSKYELDNNSAL; from the coding sequence ATGTCACAAAACAAAAACGCCTTAATACGCTACAAAACAATTGACAAATGTCTGCAGAATAAATACCGGCAATGGACTCTGGAGGATTTAATCGAATGCTGTTCTGAAGCTTTGTTTGAATATGAAGGACGGGAAAACCCGATCAGCAAACGAACGATTCAGATGGATATTCAGCTGATGCGCAGTGAAAAACTGGGTTATAATGCACCAATTGTCGTTTATGATAAAAAGTATTATAAATATGAGGACGAGGAATTTTCGATAACGGATATTCCGCTGACGGAAACGGATATGAATGTTTTGACCGAAACGGTTTCGATGCTGAAACAGTTTAAGGATTTCTCTTTGTTTAGCGATGTATCAGATATTTTACAGCGTTTGGAGGATAAAATCTATGCGGAAAAGTCGCATACGAAACCCGTTATTTATCTGGATAAAAATGAGAATCTTAAAGGACTGCATTTCTTAGACGAGATTTATCAGGCGATTATCAAAAAGGTCGCCATTGTGATTACGTATAAATCGTTTAAATCGAGGGAAGAAACCAAATTCCATTTTCATCCTTTTATACTGAAGGAATTTAATAACCGATGGTTTTTGGTCGGAAAGAAAAAAAGCGCACAACCGATTACCAATTTGGCTTTGGATCGAATTATCGCAATCGACTATGATTTTAACCTTCCTTATATAGAAGAAGATTTTGATGCCGATTTGTTTTACAAAAATGTAATTGGCGTTACGGTTAATCAGGGTTTACAGCCACGAAGAATCGAACTTTGGATTGATGTCGTAAATGCTCCTTATGTTTTGACAAAACCACTGCATTCATCACAGCGGTTGATTAAAGAAAATGAAGACGGAAGTATCATTGTGCATTTGTTTATTTTACCAAATTATGAGATGGAACGTATGTTATTGGGTTTTGGAGACGGAATCGAAATTCTTCATCCGGAAAACCTTCGAAACCGAATGCAAAAAATACTGCAAAAGGCACTTTCTAAATACGAATTGGATAATAATTCTGCATTATAA
- a CDS encoding RtcB family protein has translation MKTQINGFELMELGFPEGKIIGIALKINSKRHGLKRDEMITNFKSVLDTPENYTDDAIFSKLAIALIEKANEKPEDFIVLNQNPNEYSAYGLQHIEDGARKQMEVAMKLPVTVAGALMPDAHQGYGLPIGGVLATKNAIIPYGVGVDIGCRMALSVYDIPEDFYFENEAKFKRELVAHSKFGAGHGFQGQYKSDHAILENDTFNMNPFVQHLKDKAWSQLGSSGGGNHFVEFGIMEFAKDDAVLNIPKGKYVALLTHSGSRGMGATIAGHYTKIAKEVCKLPEAARNLAYLDMNSQLGQEYWMAMNLAGDYASACHEIIHNKMEKALGATILAKVENHHNFAWKETWNGEEVIVHRKGATPAGKGVMGIIPGSMTAPGFLVRGKGEENAINSASHGAGRQMSRTQAIKNITKTEMQSILKDHGVTLIGAGLDEAPMAYKDINQVMEAQQDLVDVVAKFTPKMVRMADDGSRED, from the coding sequence ATGAAAACACAAATCAACGGATTTGAATTAATGGAATTAGGATTCCCGGAAGGAAAGATAATCGGGATCGCATTAAAAATAAATAGCAAAAGACATGGGTTAAAACGCGATGAAATGATAACGAATTTCAAAAGCGTTTTGGATACACCTGAAAATTATACAGATGATGCTATTTTTAGCAAGCTCGCTATTGCCTTAATCGAAAAAGCGAATGAAAAACCGGAGGATTTTATTGTTTTAAATCAGAATCCAAATGAATATTCTGCTTACGGATTGCAACATATTGAAGACGGTGCCAGAAAACAAATGGAAGTTGCCATGAAACTGCCGGTTACGGTTGCCGGAGCTTTAATGCCAGACGCGCATCAGGGATACGGATTACCTATTGGTGGAGTTTTAGCCACTAAAAATGCCATTATTCCGTATGGTGTTGGAGTTGATATTGGTTGCAGAATGGCTTTGTCGGTTTATGATATTCCGGAAGATTTTTACTTCGAAAATGAAGCTAAATTCAAAAGGGAATTAGTGGCACATTCTAAGTTTGGTGCAGGTCATGGTTTTCAGGGGCAATACAAATCAGATCACGCGATTTTAGAAAATGATACTTTTAATATGAATCCGTTTGTTCAGCACTTGAAAGATAAAGCCTGGTCGCAATTGGGATCTTCTGGCGGAGGAAATCATTTCGTGGAATTCGGTATCATGGAATTTGCCAAAGACGATGCGGTTTTGAATATCCCAAAAGGGAAATATGTCGCTTTGTTAACACATTCCGGTTCCCGTGGAATGGGTGCAACCATTGCCGGACATTATACTAAAATAGCCAAAGAGGTTTGTAAACTTCCGGAAGCAGCAAGAAACTTAGCGTATTTGGATATGAATTCGCAATTAGGTCAGGAATATTGGATGGCAATGAATTTGGCAGGCGATTATGCTTCGGCTTGTCATGAAATTATCCATAACAAAATGGAGAAAGCTTTGGGAGCAACGATTTTAGCCAAAGTAGAAAACCATCATAATTTTGCCTGGAAAGAAACCTGGAATGGAGAAGAAGTAATTGTACATAGAAAAGGAGCGACCCCAGCCGGAAAAGGCGTTATGGGAATCATTCCGGGAAGTATGACCGCGCCGGGATTTTTGGTGAGAGGAAAAGGAGAAGAGAACGCGATCAATTCGGCTTCACACGGCGCAGGAAGACAAATGAGCAGAACTCAGGCCATTAAAAATATCACGAAAACCGAAATGCAGTCCATCTTAAAAGATCACGGCGTAACACTTATTGGAGCTGGTTTAGACGAAGCGCCAATGGCCTATAAAGATATCAATCAGGTTATGGAAGCGCAACAGGATTTGGTTGATGTTGTAGCAAAGTTTACACCCAAAATGGTCAGAATGGCGGATGACGGGAGCAGAGAAGATTGA
- a CDS encoding ATP-dependent endonuclease — protein sequence MYLSELRLWNFRKYGSEKPFDLSQPNLIVPFNKGLNVLIGENDSGKTSIIDAIKLVLKTHAYEWIKVEESDFYRGSDKIRIELEFKDIKPNEAKNFIEWLGWEGIGKDATPILRLIYQVEIKQDRIQVTDVKAGMDDTGYPLNAEAREYLKTTYLKALRDADSDLTAKKNSRLSQILKEHEFFKKKSKKDEHPFEKEFKKLNLRIEDWFKTDGNEKLKKIIDDFLVSFTDKEKTSTISLGESDIKSILEKVSLGVLNNQNLGLGTMNRLYMAAELLHLKKENWDGLKLCMIEELEAHLHPQAQMKIIEALQKETEVQFILSTHSPNLASKVKLHNLIFCNNNLALPLGEVPNEENKRTNNDKYTKLDKGDYKFLERFLDVTKSNLFFAKGVILVEGWSEEILLPIIAKKLGYDLTEKEISIVNVGSTAYLKFAKIFLRQNPVEKLNIPVAIITDLDNRPEAKDNSFCTIKKEAKEKKVQEFEKSFNNTKVLLSCTSDWTLEWCLYQSETLSKSFKESVSEIHSGTDEFKAGKFEETKFISKLRKDKGHSPIDKVEVASLLAEKIEKDVLITKENLAKDKKMEYIIKAIKYVCNES from the coding sequence ATGTATCTATCTGAATTAAGACTTTGGAATTTTAGAAAGTATGGTTCTGAAAAGCCATTTGATTTGAGTCAACCTAATTTAATAGTTCCTTTTAATAAAGGGTTAAACGTTTTGATTGGAGAAAATGATTCAGGTAAAACTTCTATTATAGATGCAATTAAATTGGTTTTAAAAACTCATGCTTACGAATGGATTAAAGTTGAGGAATCTGATTTTTATCGAGGTTCTGATAAAATAAGAATTGAACTTGAATTTAAAGATATAAAGCCAAATGAAGCTAAAAATTTTATTGAATGGCTTGGATGGGAAGGTATTGGTAAAGATGCAACACCTATTTTAAGATTGATTTATCAAGTTGAAATAAAACAGGATAGAATTCAAGTCACTGATGTTAAAGCAGGAATGGATGATACTGGCTATCCATTAAATGCTGAAGCAAGAGAGTATTTAAAAACTACTTATTTAAAAGCATTAAGAGATGCTGATAGTGATTTAACTGCAAAGAAGAATTCAAGATTATCTCAAATTCTCAAGGAACACGAGTTCTTTAAAAAGAAATCAAAAAAAGATGAACATCCCTTTGAGAAGGAATTCAAAAAATTGAACTTAAGGATTGAAGATTGGTTTAAAACTGATGGAAATGAAAAATTGAAAAAAATTATTGATGATTTTTTAGTTTCATTTACGGATAAAGAGAAAACATCAACTATATCTCTCGGAGAAAGTGATATTAAAAGTATTCTGGAAAAAGTATCTCTTGGAGTATTAAATAATCAAAATCTAGGTTTAGGGACAATGAATCGGTTATATATGGCGGCTGAATTATTGCATCTAAAGAAAGAAAATTGGGATGGTTTGAAATTGTGCATGATTGAAGAACTAGAAGCGCATTTACATCCACAAGCACAAATGAAGATTATTGAAGCACTTCAAAAAGAAACGGAAGTTCAATTCATATTATCTACTCATAGTCCAAATCTAGCATCAAAAGTTAAGCTTCATAATTTGATATTTTGTAATAACAACTTGGCTTTGCCTTTAGGGGAGGTTCCTAATGAAGAAAATAAAAGAACTAACAATGATAAATACACTAAATTAGATAAAGGTGATTATAAATTTTTAGAACGATTTCTAGACGTTACGAAATCTAATTTGTTTTTTGCAAAAGGTGTTATTTTAGTTGAAGGTTGGTCGGAAGAAATACTTTTACCTATTATAGCTAAAAAACTAGGATATGACTTAACAGAAAAAGAAATATCAATTGTAAATGTCGGTTCTACGGCTTACTTAAAGTTTGCAAAAATATTTTTAAGACAAAATCCAGTTGAAAAATTAAATATTCCTGTTGCAATAATAACAGATTTAGATAATAGACCAGAAGCTAAAGACAATTCATTTTGTACAATTAAAAAAGAAGCTAAAGAAAAAAAAGTACAAGAATTTGAAAAGAGTTTCAATAATACAAAAGTATTACTTTCTTGCACAAGTGATTGGACTTTAGAATGGTGTTTGTACCAATCTGAAACACTTTCTAAATCTTTTAAAGAATCTGTTTCTGAAATTCATTCTGGTACAGATGAATTTAAAGCAGGTAAGTTTGAAGAAACCAAATTTATATCAAAATTAAGAAAGGATAAAGGGCATAGTCCAATCGATAAAGTTGAAGTTGCTTCCTTGTTAGCAGAAAAGATTGAAAAAGATGTGCTAATCACAAAAGAGAATTTAGCGAAAGACAAAAAAATGGAATATATTATTAAAGCTATAAAATATGTCTGCAATGAAAGTTGA
- a CDS encoding UvrD-helicase domain-containing protein, whose protein sequence is MKVEINDIHINEAEHIFIKGNEFDKKERIPFIKNLETCDLLAVPGSGKTTALMAKLYCLSKQLPFKDGSGILVLAHTNSTVNEIEKELKKHCPNLFEYPNFIGTIQSFVNKFLANPANFIKYDSYIAKNDDEIYKKEVADFFYNKLQWKKKEDVSQKLKNLLYGKANHNRSNITTIEKNENTIDFIFYLKFDLINRKILYGEKDTTLFKFGGCANDHYLEIENWKEGLLRNGILSYKDSFLLAKWYLHNFPNIKLQLQHRFKYVFVDEMQDLEKYQIDIIDDVFLDKESKTIIQRIGDPSQSIYNRVRDKCDWEPRNIKYLNGSNRLSSKNAELVNCFKYRNEEENFKVVGERKLSKGEKEIHPHLVLFTKETKEQLKSKFEEIIKSHNLHNIEEKKKGFKIIGWTGERTNEGDGHLCLHTVFGYNKLSKAKKEDFDSLSKYLQLFNQEKETLEAVRKSILNALITILRFEDKRILKKIRGRSVDHFYTKNDLIGYIKEYSNNGVYEDFKDKLFYWCFDLVSSKNYRLVFNSVKKFIENELKEWFDLKLNHKTQLFIFEFTDEKKIKNKKIVEDNLGIEIATVHAVKGQTHCATMYVETAYKKPIYETLKLKEASSNKSIKKQQLKTIPLYKQKQSCETPTGIEALKMMYVGFSRPTHLLCFAVLEENVKDDLAKFRSADWIVNDDLVKKIKL, encoded by the coding sequence ATGAAAGTTGAAATAAATGACATACACATTAATGAGGCTGAGCATATTTTTATAAAAGGAAATGAATTTGATAAAAAAGAGAGGATTCCATTTATTAAAAATCTTGAAACTTGTGATTTATTAGCAGTTCCAGGTAGTGGAAAAACAACAGCTTTAATGGCAAAACTTTATTGTTTATCTAAACAACTTCCATTTAAAGATGGTTCAGGAATTTTAGTATTAGCACATACTAATTCCACAGTTAATGAAATTGAGAAAGAATTAAAAAAACATTGTCCAAATTTATTTGAGTATCCAAACTTTATAGGAACTATCCAAAGTTTTGTAAATAAGTTTTTAGCTAATCCCGCAAATTTTATAAAATATGATTCATACATAGCTAAAAATGATGATGAAATATATAAAAAAGAAGTGGCTGATTTTTTTTATAATAAGCTTCAATGGAAAAAAAAAGAAGATGTTTCTCAAAAGCTTAAGAATCTTTTATATGGTAAAGCAAATCATAATAGGTCAAACATTACTACAATAGAGAAAAATGAAAATACTATAGATTTTATTTTTTATTTAAAATTTGATTTAATAAATAGAAAAATATTATATGGAGAGAAGGATACAACATTATTTAAATTTGGAGGATGTGCTAATGATCATTATTTAGAGATTGAAAATTGGAAAGAAGGTTTGCTTAGAAATGGTATTTTATCATATAAAGACTCTTTTTTATTGGCAAAATGGTATTTACATAATTTTCCGAATATAAAGCTACAACTTCAGCATCGTTTTAAATATGTTTTCGTGGATGAAATGCAAGATTTGGAGAAGTATCAAATTGATATTATTGATGATGTTTTTTTAGATAAGGAATCTAAAACGATAATTCAAAGAATTGGCGACCCAAGTCAATCAATTTATAATAGAGTTAGAGATAAATGTGATTGGGAACCAAGAAACATTAAATACCTAAATGGCTCAAATCGCTTAAGTTCTAAAAATGCTGAATTGGTGAATTGCTTTAAATATAGAAATGAAGAAGAGAATTTTAAAGTTGTTGGTGAAAGAAAATTATCAAAGGGAGAAAAAGAAATCCATCCTCATTTAGTTTTATTTACAAAAGAAACTAAGGAACAATTAAAAAGTAAATTTGAGGAAATAATAAAAAGTCATAACCTTCATAATATTGAAGAAAAGAAAAAGGGTTTTAAAATTATTGGTTGGACAGGAGAAAGAACAAACGAAGGTGATGGTCATTTATGTCTTCATACTGTTTTTGGATATAATAAATTAAGCAAAGCTAAAAAAGAAGATTTTGATTCATTGAGTAAATATTTGCAACTTTTTAATCAAGAAAAAGAAACTTTAGAGGCGGTTAGAAAATCGATACTTAACGCTTTAATTACAATATTGAGATTTGAAGATAAAAGAATATTAAAAAAAATAAGAGGAAGAAGTGTTGATCATTTTTATACTAAAAATGATTTAATTGGATATATTAAGGAATATTCGAATAATGGGGTTTATGAAGATTTTAAAGATAAATTATTTTATTGGTGTTTTGATTTAGTTTCTTCAAAAAACTATAGACTTGTTTTTAATTCGGTTAAAAAATTTATTGAAAATGAATTAAAAGAATGGTTTGATTTAAAATTAAATCATAAGACACAGCTTTTTATTTTTGAATTTACTGATGAAAAGAAAATTAAGAATAAAAAAATTGTTGAAGATAATTTAGGAATTGAGATTGCAACAGTTCATGCTGTAAAAGGCCAAACACATTGTGCTACAATGTATGTTGAAACAGCTTATAAAAAACCTATTTATGAAACTCTAAAATTAAAAGAAGCCAGTTCAAATAAATCAATTAAGAAACAGCAATTAAAAACTATCCCATTATATAAGCAAAAACAAAGTTGTGAAACGCCAACAGGAATTGAAGCATTGAAAATGATGTATGTTGGTTTTTCTCGTCCAACACATTTGTTATGCTTTGCAGTTTTAGAAGAAAATGTAAAAGATGATTTAGCAAAATTTAGAAGTGCGGATTGGATTGTTAATGATGATTTAGTAAAAAAAATAAAATTATGA
- a CDS encoding helix-turn-helix domain-containing protein: MSTTIKPKHIGRNISRMRELRGMKQEALAQAIGTNQQAISGIESSENVDPAKLKEIAKALGVTVEAIENFSEESVFNFFNSFYDNSTAGNGIFNHPNHCTFNPLDKVVELYERLVLAEREKVEYLEKLLGGK; the protein is encoded by the coding sequence ATGAGCACAACAATTAAACCAAAACACATTGGCAGAAATATTAGCCGAATGAGAGAACTTCGTGGTATGAAACAAGAAGCATTAGCGCAGGCAATTGGCACCAACCAGCAAGCTATTTCGGGCATTGAATCAAGTGAAAATGTTGATCCTGCTAAACTTAAAGAAATTGCAAAAGCACTTGGTGTAACCGTTGAAGCAATTGAAAACTTTTCAGAAGAATCTGTTTTTAATTTCTTTAATAGTTTTTATGATAATAGTACTGCCGGAAATGGAATATTTAATCATCCTAATCATTGTACTTTCAATCCTCTTGATAAAGTTGTGGAGCTTTATGAACGTTTGGTTTTGGCTGAAAGAGAAAAGGTTGAATATTTAGAGAAATTGTTGGGAGGGAAGTAA
- a CDS encoding 3'-5' exonuclease has product MKTTNKIIIIDLEATCWQSAVPQGQENEIIEIGLAVLDSETGAITQNQGILIRPQRSSVSPFCTELTTITQDLLDKNGVRFEEAMEKLVAEYNPDLYTWASYGQYDLNMLKKQCKSFGIPYPMADEHINVKVWFGEKFGLQKPTGMNGALHLLDIPLEGTHHRGIDDAKNIAKILNWCLRN; this is encoded by the coding sequence ATGAAAACAACAAATAAAATCATCATTATTGATTTAGAAGCCACATGTTGGCAAAGTGCGGTCCCACAGGGGCAGGAAAATGAAATTATCGAAATCGGATTAGCGGTTCTGGATTCAGAAACGGGTGCGATAACTCAAAATCAGGGTATTTTGATCAGGCCACAACGATCGAGTGTAAGTCCGTTTTGTACGGAATTGACAACTATTACCCAGGATTTACTGGATAAAAACGGAGTACGTTTTGAGGAAGCAATGGAAAAATTAGTTGCCGAATATAATCCTGATTTATATACCTGGGCAAGTTACGGTCAGTACGATCTCAATATGCTTAAAAAGCAATGTAAATCATTCGGAATTCCCTATCCAATGGCCGACGAACATATTAATGTAAAAGTCTGGTTTGGAGAAAAATTTGGTCTGCAAAAACCAACCGGAATGAATGGCGCTTTGCATTTATTGGATATTCCTCTGGAAGGAACACATCATAGAGGAATTGATGATGCAAAGAATATTGCCAAAATTTTAAATTGGTGTTTGCGCAATTAA
- a CDS encoding long-chain fatty acid--CoA ligase, with the protein MVSITRLFDFPYYQQETYNLPVALATKKNGVWEKTSSQEYIAKANAVSRALLRMGVQKDDKIALITSNNRTEWNIMDIGILQTGAQNVPIYPTISEEDYEYILNHSGSMYCFVSDDEVLQKVRLIQANVPTLKEVYSFNEIPGCKHWSELLTLGEDQSNQNEVEARKDSIQTDDLATIIYTSGTTGRPKGVMLSHRNIVSNVLDSAPRIPFDPGKSTALSFLPICHIFERMILYIYQYYGVSVYFGESIDKISDNLKEVHPTVITAVPRLLEKVYDKIYAKGSELTGIKKKLFFWAIDLGLKYEPYGANGFWYEFQLKIARKLIFSKWKEGLGGNLDLMVSGSAALQPRLTRVFAAAEIPVMEGYGLSETSPVIAVNDQRNKGFKIGTVGKVIRNVEVKIAADGEILCKGPNVMLGYYKDPEKTAEAMQDGYFHTGDIGEIDSEGFLKITDRKKEMFKTSGGKYIAPQLIENAMKQSRFIEQIMVIGDGEKMPAAFIQPNFDFVKEWAKLHKITLGSTNAEISANPDVIKRIDEEVEGINEKFGNWEKIKRFELTPDVWSIDGGQLTPTLKLKRKIIKEIYKDLYAKIYGHD; encoded by the coding sequence ATGGTTTCAATCACACGCCTTTTTGATTTTCCCTATTATCAACAAGAAACTTATAACCTTCCGGTTGCTTTGGCAACGAAAAAAAACGGAGTCTGGGAAAAAACATCTAGCCAGGAATATATTGCAAAAGCCAATGCTGTTTCGAGAGCATTATTACGCATGGGCGTTCAGAAAGATGATAAAATCGCTTTAATCACCTCAAATAACCGTACCGAATGGAATATTATGGATATTGGTATTCTGCAGACTGGTGCTCAGAACGTTCCCATTTATCCAACTATTTCTGAAGAAGATTACGAATATATATTGAACCACAGCGGCAGTATGTACTGTTTTGTGTCTGATGATGAAGTACTTCAAAAAGTAAGACTCATACAAGCTAATGTACCGACTTTAAAAGAAGTGTATTCTTTTAATGAAATTCCGGGCTGCAAACACTGGAGCGAATTATTGACTCTTGGTGAAGACCAAAGCAATCAAAATGAAGTTGAAGCGAGAAAAGACAGTATTCAAACTGATGATTTAGCGACAATTATTTATACTTCAGGAACAACAGGAAGACCTAAAGGGGTTATGCTTTCGCACAGAAACATTGTTTCGAATGTTTTAGACAGCGCGCCAAGAATTCCGTTTGATCCGGGAAAAAGCACAGCTTTGAGCTTTTTGCCTATTTGCCATATTTTTGAAAGAATGATTTTGTATATCTATCAATATTATGGTGTTTCGGTTTATTTTGGAGAATCAATTGATAAAATCAGTGACAACCTAAAAGAAGTTCATCCGACTGTAATTACGGCTGTACCAAGACTTTTAGAGAAAGTTTACGATAAAATTTACGCAAAAGGATCTGAATTAACAGGCATCAAGAAAAAACTGTTTTTCTGGGCTATTGATTTAGGTTTAAAATATGAACCATACGGAGCGAATGGTTTCTGGTATGAATTTCAATTAAAAATTGCCCGTAAACTAATTTTCAGCAAATGGAAAGAGGGTTTGGGAGGAAATTTAGATTTGATGGTTTCCGGAAGTGCCGCTTTACAGCCACGTTTAACAAGAGTTTTTGCTGCTGCCGAAATTCCGGTTATGGAAGGTTACGGTTTGTCTGAAACATCACCGGTAATTGCCGTTAACGATCAAAGAAACAAAGGCTTTAAAATTGGAACTGTTGGAAAAGTAATTCGCAACGTAGAAGTTAAAATTGCTGCCGACGGAGAAATTCTTTGCAAAGGACCAAACGTAATGTTAGGCTACTATAAAGATCCTGAAAAAACTGCCGAGGCTATGCAGGACGGTTATTTCCACACAGGAGATATTGGTGAAATTGACAGCGAAGGTTTCTTAAAAATTACAGACCGTAAGAAGGAAATGTTTAAGACTTCCGGCGGAAAATATATTGCACCTCAGCTGATTGAAAATGCCATGAAACAATCTCGTTTTATCGAGCAGATTATGGTAATTGGAGACGGTGAAAAAATGCCGGCTGCTTTTATCCAGCCTAACTTTGATTTTGTAAAAGAATGGGCAAAGCTTCATAAAATAACTTTAGGAAGTACAAATGCAGAAATAAGCGCTAATCCGGACGTAATCAAACGTATCGATGAAGAAGTGGAAGGAATAAATGAGAAATTTGGAAACTGGGAAAAAATCAAACGTTTTGAATTAACCCCTGATGTTTGGTCTATCGACGGCGGACAACTTACACCTACGCTGAAATTAAAACGTAAGATTATTAAAGAAATTTACAAAGATCTTTACGCTAAAATCTATGGTCACGATTAA